The following proteins are encoded in a genomic region of Acidobacteriota bacterium:
- a CDS encoding S9 family peptidase codes for MRNVALVLFVFAGFVIGSVAQTPTTAWSPEVQLKVKALGVPRVSPDGSKVVYTVVSEVMTADKSEYLTQIWLASTDGKENTQLTFADKSSTNPKWSPDGKWIAFTSTRKDNKSNLYLLRVGGGEAEMMTDVKSGVTDFDWSQDGRMVAFTMTDAKSEDEEKDDKAKNDFRYVDENIKLARLYVMPVAKDANGKRESRKLTSNNRSVNGFDWSPDRTKIVFSHVSDPRADFWPTSDISVVDVASAAITPLVATAAAESSLSYSPDGKWIAFSASDGPVHWAQSNRVSIIPAGGGPAKVMPLSHDGQPGIIAWSADGSKVYFNEAKGTGTSLYSANVGSATITEEQTDDAVISGLNLNSTGTAWGFVKQRASEPAEVFVVKMGDQTPTQITRFNDEFTKIPTGRTELVKWKSKDGRAVEGLLTYPVGFKMGTKVPLIVNIHGGPAGVFQQSYLGGRGVYPLATFAARGYAILRPNPRGSSGYGTEFRRSNMKDWGGGDYEDIMTGVDKVIEMGVADANKLGVMGWSYGGYMTSTIVTKTKRFKAASAGAPVTNLMSFNGTADIPAFIPDYFGGQSWEIPEVYSKHSAMFNVKGVTTPTLIQHGDADIRVPISQGYEFYNALKLQGVPTRMIVLPRQPHGPTEPRMQLAAMQSNLDWFEKYLK; via the coding sequence ATGAGAAATGTCGCGCTTGTTCTCTTTGTTTTCGCAGGTTTTGTTATAGGTTCTGTCGCACAAACGCCGACGACTGCCTGGTCGCCGGAGGTGCAGTTAAAGGTGAAAGCGTTGGGTGTGCCGCGTGTTTCGCCGGATGGCTCGAAGGTTGTTTACACGGTTGTCAGCGAGGTGATGACGGCTGATAAGAGCGAATACCTGACGCAGATATGGCTCGCCTCGACCGATGGAAAAGAGAATACGCAACTCACCTTTGCCGACAAGTCTTCGACAAATCCGAAATGGTCGCCGGACGGAAAGTGGATCGCGTTTACATCGACCCGAAAAGACAACAAGAGCAATCTCTATCTGCTCCGCGTGGGCGGCGGCGAGGCTGAGATGATGACAGACGTAAAATCCGGCGTTACGGATTTTGACTGGTCGCAAGACGGACGAATGGTCGCCTTCACAATGACCGATGCCAAGTCTGAAGACGAAGAGAAGGATGACAAGGCAAAAAATGATTTTCGGTATGTCGATGAGAATATCAAACTCGCCCGGCTCTATGTAATGCCGGTCGCAAAGGACGCAAACGGCAAACGCGAATCGCGGAAACTGACCTCCAACAATCGCAGCGTCAACGGCTTTGACTGGTCGCCTGACAGAACGAAGATCGTTTTCAGCCACGTCAGCGATCCTCGGGCAGATTTTTGGCCGACATCTGATATATCGGTCGTCGATGTCGCGAGTGCGGCGATAACGCCGCTAGTCGCGACCGCCGCGGCCGAAAGTAGTCTAAGCTATTCGCCGGACGGCAAATGGATCGCGTTTTCAGCGAGCGACGGCCCGGTCCATTGGGCGCAGAGCAACCGTGTAAGCATAATTCCCGCAGGCGGCGGACCTGCAAAGGTAATGCCGCTCTCTCATGACGGACAGCCCGGTATCATCGCCTGGTCGGCCGACGGCAGCAAGGTCTATTTTAACGAGGCGAAGGGAACCGGCACCTCGCTCTATTCAGCTAATGTCGGTTCAGCAACGATCACAGAGGAGCAGACAGACGATGCCGTTATAAGCGGCCTAAACCTCAATTCAACCGGTACAGCGTGGGGTTTTGTAAAACAGCGTGCGAGCGAACCGGCCGAGGTTTTCGTTGTCAAAATGGGCGATCAAACCCCAACACAAATCACGCGTTTTAACGACGAATTTACCAAGATCCCGACCGGTCGAACGGAACTCGTCAAATGGAAAAGCAAGGATGGCCGTGCTGTCGAGGGCCTGTTGACCTATCCAGTTGGTTTCAAAATGGGAACGAAAGTTCCGTTGATCGTTAACATCCACGGCGGCCCGGCGGGCGTTTTTCAGCAGAGTTATCTCGGCGGCCGCGGCGTCTATCCGCTTGCGACATTTGCCGCTCGCGGATATGCGATACTGAGGCCGAATCCTCGCGGTTCTTCCGGATACGGAACTGAGTTTCGGCGTTCGAATATGAAAGATTGGGGCGGCGGCGACTACGAAGACATCATGACAGGCGTCGACAAAGTGATCGAAATGGGTGTTGCCGACGCGAACAAGCTCGGCGTTATGGGCTGGAGCTATGGCGGCTACATGACCTCGACGATCGTCACAAAGACCAAACGATTCAAGGCTGCTTCGGCAGGAGCACCGGTGACGAACCTGATGAGTTTCAATGGAACCGCAGATATACCGGCGTTCATACCGGACTATTTTGGCGGACAGTCATGGGAGATCCCCGAGGTCTACTCAAAACACTCCGCAATGTTCAATGTGAAAGGCGTCACGACGCCAACTCTCATTCAGCACGGTGACGCCGACATCCGCGTCCCGATATCGCAGGGCTACGAATTCTACAACGCTCTAAAACTTCAGGGCGTCCCAACTCGGATGATCGTCTTACCACGCCAACCCCACGGCCCGACCGAACCGCGAATGCAGCTCGCGGCAATGCAAAGCAATTTGGATTGGTTTGAGAAGTATTTGAAGTAA
- a CDS encoding protein kinase, producing the protein MKAERLAQVEDIYHAVLEVSAEEWPSFLTSSCGGDADLRREVESLLSYSNKPHSLIDVPPLDVAAELVRENHHPNIIGKKIKHYKILSQIGTGGMGDVFLAKDTVLERNVAIKFVSKQFSQDAAGLKRFLREAKTASSLNHPNIITVHEVGKTKDTPFIATEFIEGKTLRNVLDNGGLRFEESIDIVVQVASALIAAHSAGIYHRDIKPENIMLRSDKLVKVLDFGLAKIAGTPTLGEYTIVPVQNDLKLSSPGLVMGTLAYMSPEQAAGKITDARSDIWSLGVVMFEMFSGQKPFIGDSPDELRASILDGSPLSLVESIPVAVRDVIAKTLAKDPNARYQSADELLSDINKFGGGQVVRARRKHRVLTMGVGAMLIALLSFAGYYYSTSNSKSVNSIAVMPFENESGDTEGEYLSDGMSEALINELSQLQNVKVIARGSSFKYKGQNTDIQRVARELGVQAIMTGKVSLRDGMLNVNAELVNASDNSQIWGGSFVRRRSELEQIHRDIVRQIGVSLNLLPAKSGQQVAQADPQAYELLLKGRYSHSKSTEEGAKKAIEYFEQAIAIDPNYALAHAAMASSYLYLGANGFDAPNESMERAEIAAARAQELNGDLAEVHLASATINQFAWNWAAAENEFEKATELNANLASVHFGYALFLSTQGRHEQAIVEMKQARDLDPLKKGINLNIAYVLYFAQRYDEALEQYSNGIDLVPEYGGAYYGRGLARTATGNFAEAITDFKEMIRLNGEHTGVNCYLGYALAKAGRINESRAILRRLEKGIEYVSPVELAILYIGLGEKEKALAALERGFAERDSQMQFLMIEPNFNEIRSEPRFAELVRKVGLPS; encoded by the coding sequence ATGAAAGCCGAGCGACTCGCACAGGTTGAGGATATTTATCATGCCGTACTCGAAGTGTCGGCGGAGGAATGGCCGTCGTTTCTCACTAGTTCCTGCGGCGGCGACGCCGATTTGCGGCGTGAGGTCGAGTCGCTGCTTTCGTATTCAAACAAACCGCACAGCCTGATCGATGTCCCGCCGCTAGACGTTGCAGCGGAACTCGTCCGCGAGAATCACCACCCCAATATAATTGGGAAAAAGATCAAACATTACAAGATACTTTCGCAGATCGGTACGGGCGGCATGGGCGATGTCTTTCTCGCAAAGGATACCGTCCTCGAACGCAACGTCGCGATCAAATTTGTCAGCAAACAATTTTCGCAAGACGCTGCGGGCTTGAAGCGATTTTTACGGGAAGCAAAAACCGCGTCATCGCTCAATCATCCAAATATCATTACCGTTCACGAGGTTGGAAAAACTAAGGACACTCCGTTTATCGCGACCGAATTCATCGAAGGCAAAACGCTTCGCAATGTTCTCGATAACGGCGGCTTACGGTTTGAGGAATCGATCGATATTGTCGTTCAGGTTGCATCAGCTCTTATCGCCGCCCACTCGGCCGGAATATATCATCGCGACATAAAACCCGAGAACATAATGCTGAGGTCCGACAAACTGGTTAAGGTCTTGGATTTTGGTCTGGCAAAGATCGCAGGAACACCCACGCTGGGTGAGTACACGATAGTGCCGGTTCAAAATGACCTTAAATTGTCATCTCCGGGCCTTGTTATGGGAACGCTGGCTTACATGTCGCCCGAGCAGGCGGCCGGCAAAATAACCGATGCCCGCAGCGATATTTGGAGCCTCGGCGTCGTGATGTTTGAGATGTTCTCCGGCCAAAAGCCATTTATTGGAGATTCGCCGGACGAACTTAGGGCTTCGATATTGGACGGATCGCCGTTGTCGTTAGTTGAAAGCATTCCCGTTGCCGTTAGAGACGTTATCGCCAAAACTCTGGCTAAAGATCCGAATGCTCGCTATCAAAGTGCGGACGAACTGCTCAGCGATATCAACAAGTTCGGCGGAGGCCAAGTTGTTCGCGCCCGTAGAAAACATCGGGTGCTTACGATGGGCGTCGGGGCCATGTTGATAGCATTGCTCTCATTCGCGGGCTATTACTACTCCACTTCGAATTCAAAATCTGTGAATTCGATCGCGGTGATGCCGTTTGAAAATGAAAGTGGCGACACTGAAGGCGAGTATCTGTCGGATGGAATGAGCGAAGCTCTGATCAACGAACTTTCCCAACTCCAGAACGTCAAAGTCATCGCTCGCGGCTCCTCATTTAAGTACAAAGGTCAAAACACTGACATCCAACGCGTCGCCCGTGAACTAGGCGTTCAGGCGATCATGACCGGCAAAGTCTCTTTGCGGGATGGCATGTTAAATGTGAACGCAGAGTTGGTAAATGCGAGCGATAATTCACAGATATGGGGCGGAAGTTTCGTCCGCCGCCGATCGGAACTGGAACAGATCCACAGGGATATTGTGCGGCAGATCGGCGTGAGTCTAAACCTATTGCCCGCTAAATCGGGACAGCAAGTTGCTCAAGCAGATCCTCAAGCGTATGAACTGCTCTTGAAAGGGCGTTACTCACATTCAAAAAGCACGGAAGAAGGGGCAAAAAAGGCGATCGAATATTTCGAACAAGCGATCGCGATCGACCCGAACTATGCATTGGCACACGCGGCTATGGCCAGCTCATATCTCTATTTGGGAGCAAATGGGTTTGACGCTCCGAACGAAAGTATGGAGCGAGCGGAAATTGCCGCCGCTCGGGCTCAGGAGCTTAATGGCGACCTTGCCGAGGTTCATCTTGCATCAGCGACGATCAATCAATTTGCTTGGAATTGGGCTGCCGCTGAAAACGAATTCGAGAAAGCGACAGAACTAAACGCGAATCTCGCGTCGGTGCATTTTGGCTATGCTCTTTTTCTCAGCACGCAGGGAAGGCACGAACAGGCGATTGTTGAAATGAAGCAGGCTCGAGATCTGGATCCGCTCAAGAAGGGAATCAATCTCAACATCGCATACGTGCTTTACTTTGCACAGCGTTATGACGAGGCCCTGGAACAATACTCGAACGGGATCGACTTGGTGCCTGAGTATGGCGGAGCCTATTACGGCCGAGGATTGGCGCGAACCGCGACAGGAAACTTCGCGGAGGCTATCACCGATTTCAAAGAGATGATCCGTCTCAATGGAGAACACACCGGTGTCAATTGTTATCTCGGATACGCACTTGCGAAAGCGGGCCGGATCAATGAATCGAGAGCGATCCTGCGACGGCTTGAAAAAGGAATCGAGTATGTATCGCCCGTGGAGTTGGCGATTTTATATATCGGACTCGGCGAAAAAGAAAAAGCTCTCGCCGCCCTCGAACGCGGCTTTGCCGAACGGGATTCGCAGATGCAGTTTCTAATGATCGAACCAAATTTTAACGAAATACGATCGGAACCGCGTTTTGCAGAACTCGTGCGAAAAGTCGGCCTGCCATCCTAG
- a CDS encoding sigma-70 family RNA polymerase sigma factor, with translation MSVKSTSEITQLLNDWSGGDEIALEQLMPRVYSELHRMARQYMNSQPSGHTLQPTALIHEMYVKLAGQDEQKWANRAHFFGVAAQAMRHILVDHARSRASRKRSGGQRVDLDEAMMVSDERNAGLVELDDALTRLSKLDERKGRVVEMKYFGGLSNEEMADVLRVTTKTVIRDWQFARTWLLRELST, from the coding sequence ATGTCTGTTAAATCAACCAGCGAGATCACCCAGCTTCTTAATGATTGGAGCGGCGGCGATGAAATAGCTCTTGAGCAATTGATGCCGCGTGTCTACTCGGAACTGCATCGAATGGCCCGGCAATACATGAACAGCCAGCCGAGCGGCCACACGCTGCAGCCGACGGCGTTGATACACGAGATGTACGTCAAACTCGCCGGGCAGGACGAGCAGAAATGGGCGAACCGAGCACATTTTTTCGGTGTTGCGGCCCAGGCAATGCGGCATATTTTGGTCGATCATGCCCGCAGCCGGGCGTCGAGAAAGCGTTCAGGCGGCCAACGGGTCGATCTGGACGAGGCGATGATGGTCTCGGACGAGCGGAACGCCGGTCTCGTTGAACTCGATGACGCTCTGACGAGGCTTTCCAAATTGGACGAGCGAAAAGGCCGTGTGGTAGAGATGAAATACTTCGGCGGCCTCAGCAATGAAGAAATGGCCGATGTCCTTAGGGTGACCACGAAGACGGTTATTCGGGATTGGCAGTTTGCCCGGACATGGCTGCTGCGTGAACTATCTACCTGA
- a CDS encoding pentapeptide repeat-containing protein: MNFAGAFLMGADLSASNITMPVDKYKNLDLNDANLSRADLSGANLMDAILNRADLSGADLRGADLRGAKLNGAILISANLSGSKLYIANLTNADLRGADLTDCGFFTYDEGFAKVRSNYSDEEWRRIPGADLTNIKKDIATRTEVGLSVNLKGAKISSATKGTSVTYWTANGGVVAD; this comes from the coding sequence ATGAATTTTGCCGGAGCATTCCTTATGGGAGCTGATCTGAGCGCTTCAAATATCACCATGCCTGTCGATAAATACAAGAATCTCGATCTGAACGACGCCAATCTATCGAGGGCGGATCTATCCGGGGCGAATCTGATGGACGCCATCTTGAACCGGGCGGATCTCTCAGGAGCTGACCTAAGAGGGGCTGACCTAAGAGGGGCTAAATTGAACGGCGCAATTCTGATATCTGCCAATCTATCGGGATCCAAACTCTACATAGCGAACCTCACTAATGCGGATCTTCGCGGAGCAGATCTGACAGATTGCGGATTTTTCACATACGACGAAGGTTTCGCGAAGGTCCGAAGCAACTATTCCGACGAAGAATGGCGGAGGATCCCGGGTGCCGACCTAACGAATATCAAAAAGGACATAGCCACCCGCACAGAGGTCGGCCTATCAGTCAACCTAAAGGGTGCAAAGATCTCAAGCGCGACAAAAGGAACGAGTGTTACGTATTGGACGGCAAACGGTGGCGTGGTGGCCGATTAA
- a CDS encoding WD40 repeat domain-containing protein has translation MPKTKDNMIFTFRHIRVFFLVTCLVWVCSQTAYTQSRTCPPASLKLAGKAEKAKWNSIKDSRNEKDYQSYLTQFPKGRCAETARQQMASLKAPFPTKPPVSTNVPIGNVSLIQESLFNEKESVMTVRFSPVMNMIASGGWNNSLKHWRGTDNEQMYAANASVSGNLIFDLAFSPDGKSIVTGSRPDYSKPAPSVRVWNAADGTPGVALKNVPSELCGSVAYSRDGARVAAGCFNQDTAARSVRIWDAKTGAEIKIIKDVDGPVVFSKYGSRVTGGHGYTRMLKLFEISTGNEVFSINGQSFNGVESVAMSPDGKHLVSGNSNGSITIWDANTGKEITAIKGHTKMVNSVSYSPNGQIIASVSEDGSVAIWNAATGAELWTVKETKPAKSVSFNMDGSKVVIGGEDGIRVVRVQR, from the coding sequence ATGCCTAAAACAAAGGACAATATGATATTCACTTTCCGACACATTCGAGTCTTCTTCCTGGTAACTTGCCTGGTTTGGGTTTGTTCCCAAACCGCATACACGCAGAGCCGGACGTGCCCGCCGGCGTCGCTGAAATTAGCCGGCAAGGCCGAGAAAGCAAAGTGGAACTCGATAAAGGACAGCCGAAATGAAAAGGACTATCAGTCCTACCTCACTCAATTTCCAAAAGGCCGCTGTGCCGAGACCGCTCGTCAGCAGATGGCCTCGTTAAAGGCTCCTTTTCCAACGAAACCGCCCGTATCGACTAACGTTCCGATCGGTAATGTCTCATTGATCCAGGAATCGTTGTTCAATGAGAAAGAATCGGTAATGACGGTACGATTCAGCCCGGTGATGAATATGATAGCCAGCGGAGGTTGGAATAATTCTCTAAAACACTGGAGGGGCACGGACAACGAGCAGATGTATGCCGCAAATGCGAGTGTAAGCGGCAACTTGATATTTGACCTGGCATTTAGTCCCGACGGAAAAAGCATCGTAACCGGCAGCCGCCCCGACTATTCGAAACCCGCGCCTTCGGTTCGCGTATGGAACGCCGCTGATGGAACTCCCGGTGTAGCGCTGAAAAATGTACCGTCCGAACTGTGTGGATCGGTCGCATATAGCCGCGACGGAGCACGCGTTGCGGCCGGCTGTTTCAATCAAGATACCGCCGCGCGATCTGTACGTATCTGGGATGCAAAGACCGGTGCCGAAATAAAAATCATAAAGGATGTCGACGGCCCCGTTGTTTTCAGCAAATACGGCAGCCGCGTGACCGGCGGCCATGGCTACACCCGGATGCTTAAGTTGTTTGAGATCTCTACGGGCAACGAAGTGTTTTCGATCAACGGACAAAGCTTCAATGGGGTTGAAAGCGTTGCAATGAGCCCTGACGGCAAGCACCTCGTTTCAGGTAATTCCAACGGATCGATAACGATCTGGGACGCGAATACGGGCAAGGAAATTACTGCGATCAAGGGCCACACGAAAATGGTCAATTCCGTTTCGTACAGTCCAAACGGACAGATCATCGCCAGCGTGAGCGAAGACGGCTCGGTCGCGATCTGGAATGCAGCTACCGGGGCCGAGCTTTGGACGGTCAAAGAGACGAAGCCGGCTAAGTCAGTGTCGTTCAATATGGACGGTTCCAAGGTCGTCATTGGTGGGGAAGATGGGATACGTGTCGTGCGCGTGCAGCGCTAA
- a CDS encoding pentapeptide repeat-containing protein, translated as MGFGSVITTGQTTCLTAQAIMEQKDTITQAEAVKQRDCWVAKLKSGEKKMAGAFLYAADLSASETNPAKYAKVDLTNANLAGADLYEADLSGATLNGADMTSARLRYANLRDAKMIGATLMSANLSRSALYRSDLTNADLRGADLADCGFNTHLEVFSKNQSELGWGGWERLPAAERRAINDRIQMHLENMESVKLKGAKISSNTQGVNIEIWKKRGGVVVE; from the coding sequence ATGGGTTTCGGCTCGGTCATAACTACGGGCCAGACGACTTGCCTGACAGCTCAGGCAATAATGGAGCAAAAGGACACAATTACACAGGCCGAAGCCGTTAAACAACGTGATTGCTGGGTGGCAAAGCTCAAAAGCGGCGAGAAGAAAATGGCGGGAGCATTCCTTTATGCCGCAGACTTGTCCGCTTCAGAAACGAATCCTGCTAAGTACGCAAAAGTGGATCTGACTAACGCAAATCTGGCCGGAGCAGACCTCTACGAAGCGGATCTGTCCGGAGCCACGTTGAACGGTGCCGACATGACATCCGCCCGGCTCAGGTACGCCAATCTTAGGGATGCCAAAATGATCGGGGCAACACTTATGTCGGCGAATCTGAGCCGTTCGGCTCTCTACCGCTCGGATCTCACAAACGCCGATCTTCGAGGGGCGGATCTAGCGGATTGCGGGTTTAATACGCATTTAGAGGTCTTTTCCAAGAATCAGAGCGAGTTGGGTTGGGGAGGTTGGGAGCGATTGCCGGCAGCCGAGAGGCGAGCGATCAATGATCGTATTCAGATGCATCTGGAGAACATGGAATCGGTCAAGCTGAAAGGGGCAAAGATCTCAAGTAATACACAAGGGGTCAATATCGAAATATGGAAAAAACGCGGAGGAGTGGTCGTTGAGTAG
- a CDS encoding formylglycine-generating enzyme family protein, whose protein sequence is MKNIELLLKLSVVAIALTFGAQTSNAQKPSKTPAKTGTGKAKPTPTPKATPSSPTTAVGNMTNSFGMKFVAIPAGSFQMGFNTAVTENCQGCAESSSEKPVHKVTLSKSFEMHATEVTQQQWLAVMGKNPSENATCPKCPVEKVSWDDAQEFVAKLNSKSDGFKYRLPTEAEWEYACRAGSSTNYPFGDDAKETGTYAWFLGNHSGTTHEVATKKANAWGLFDMLGNAAEWVEDCWDNYSPKDAIDPVISWTGGSVRSIRGGSYYQGAEFMRSSHRYSNSPTMRHGSVGLRVVRTK, encoded by the coding sequence ATGAAAAACATAGAGTTGCTACTGAAATTATCCGTGGTCGCCATTGCTCTAACCTTTGGTGCACAGACATCTAATGCCCAAAAGCCTTCTAAGACACCCGCGAAAACGGGCACCGGCAAGGCAAAACCGACGCCGACGCCAAAAGCGACCCCGTCATCCCCAACGACTGCCGTGGGAAACATGACGAACAGCTTCGGGATGAAATTCGTCGCAATCCCTGCGGGTAGCTTCCAAATGGGTTTCAATACCGCGGTAACAGAAAATTGTCAGGGGTGTGCCGAGAGTTCCAGCGAAAAGCCGGTTCACAAGGTGACACTTAGCAAGAGCTTTGAGATGCACGCCACCGAGGTCACCCAGCAGCAATGGCTCGCCGTGATGGGTAAGAATCCGAGCGAGAACGCGACGTGTCCGAAATGCCCGGTCGAGAAAGTATCGTGGGATGACGCACAGGAATTTGTCGCCAAACTGAACTCGAAAAGTGACGGTTTTAAGTATCGTTTGCCTACCGAAGCAGAGTGGGAATATGCCTGCCGGGCCGGATCTAGCACCAATTACCCCTTTGGCGACGACGCTAAAGAAACGGGCACGTATGCGTGGTTCCTTGGAAACCACTCGGGAACAACCCACGAGGTAGCTACAAAAAAGGCAAATGCCTGGGGCTTGTTCGACATGCTCGGAAACGCTGCCGAATGGGTGGAGGATTGTTGGGACAATTACTCCCCGAAAGATGCCATTGATCCGGTCATTTCTTGGACCGGCGGCTCCGTGAGGTCGATCCGCGGCGGGTCTTACTACCAGGGGGCGGAATTCATGCGGTCATCGCATCGCTACTCAAATTCTCCGACGATGCGTCATGGCAGCGTTGGTCTCAGGGTTGTCAGAACGAAATAA
- a CDS encoding SH3 domain-containing protein — translation MRKMSWMIILIFALMLAMTLGLAGCGGSSSSQETEKLKKEIEDLKKQTEDEKLAKQKEDLTKQQEDLKKEQKKLADDKKNSAQPVKAGPVFVQGELVNISIKSSFLKLRAAANETSEVLAEGFNGDEVEIVFYDKTWCKVLFKGKEGFMATRFLVKHRD, via the coding sequence ATGAGAAAGATGTCATGGATGATCATCTTGATCTTTGCGTTGATGTTGGCGATGACGCTTGGGCTCGCCGGCTGCGGCGGCAGTTCGAGTTCACAGGAAACGGAAAAGTTAAAAAAGGAGATCGAAGACCTAAAGAAACAAACAGAGGATGAGAAGCTGGCCAAACAAAAAGAGGACCTGACGAAGCAGCAAGAAGATCTCAAAAAAGAGCAGAAAAAACTCGCCGATGACAAAAAGAACAGCGCCCAGCCGGTAAAAGCCGGGCCGGTCTTTGTCCAGGGCGAACTCGTCAATATCAGCATCAAGAGCAGTTTTTTGAAATTGCGTGCCGCCGCCAATGAAACAAGCGAAGTTCTTGCCGAAGGCTTCAATGGTGATGAGGTCGAGATCGTGTTTTACGATAAGACTTGGTGCAAGGTACTATTCAAAGGAAAAGAAGGATTTATGGCGACCAGATTTTTGGTCAAGCACCGGGACTAA